In Drosophila yakuba strain Tai18E2 chromosome X, Prin_Dyak_Tai18E2_2.1, whole genome shotgun sequence, a single genomic region encodes these proteins:
- the LOC6525666 gene encoding uncharacterized protein LOC6525666: MKYTILILALGLLCVNALVKPVPIALESSPELDDLTDGSLEVEDFSLRSTTYKSLKIALRSIKGLNCILKWVAGIQDSATQFNTDVIVCGVSASKDVTNLINANKKILSTCNDLINLRSNTCPQTDDEEAKVSGSCFVKTLRKVWSLKKQVDNAIKLAKKIPQTGPNAVACVSDAVNTLTTYYTAFPQNIISCSKLTS, from the exons ATGAAGTATACCATTCTTATTTTGGCTCTGGGACTGCTCTGC GTAAATGCATTGGTGAAGCCTGTGCCCATCGCGCTGGAATCATCGCCAGAACTAGACGATTTGACCGATGGCAGCCTGGAGGTGGAGGACTTTAGCTTGCGGAGTACGACCTACAAATCCCTGAAGATCGCGCTGCGCAGCATTAAGGGACTCAATTGCATCCTCAAGTGGGTGGCGGGCATCCAGGACAGTGCGACGCAGTTCAACACGGATGTGATCGTGTGCGGCGTCAGCGCCAGCAAGGATGTGACCAACCTGATCAACGCCAACAAGAAGATCCTCAGCACCTGCAACGACCTCATCAATCTCAGGTCGAACACTTGTCCCCAGACGGACGACGAGGAGGCCAAGGTATCCGGCAGCTGCTTTGTGAAGACCCTGCGCAAGGTGTGGTCCCTGAAGAAGCAAGTGGACAATGCCATcaagctggccaagaagaTCCCCCAGACCGGTCCGAATGCCGTCGCCTGTGTCTCCGATGCAGTCAATACCCTGACCACCTACTACACCGCCTTTCCCCAGAACATCATCAGCTGCTCCAAGCTGACTTCTTAG
- the LOC6525667 gene encoding plastin-1 isoform X2 yields MATLNKFTKTLSIDEKAEIKEKFIELDANKDGFIDLHELKDALNQVGFKLAGYQVREMIDEYKGKQLTAFQGKLNLEEFEALCLDLKSKDVASTFKTVVSKKENLETLGGMSSISSEGTTHSVRLEEQLAFSDWINSNLGHDKDLQHLLPIDGEGKRLYLSIKDGILLCKIINHSCPDTIDERAINKKNLTVYREFENLTLALVSSQAIGCNIVNIDAHDLAKGKPHLVLGLLWQIIRIGLFSHITLDSCPGLAGLLFDNERLEDLMKMSPEAILLRWVNHHLERAGISRRCTNFQSDIVDSEIYSHLLKQIAGNDADVNLDALRESDLQSRAEIMLQQAAKLNCRSFLTPQDVVNGVYKLNLAFVANLFNNHPGLDKPEQIEGLESIEETREEKTYRNWMNSMGVAPHVNWLYSDLADGLVIFQLFDVIKPGIVNWSRVHKRFSPLRKFMEKLENCNYAVDLGKQLKFSLVGIAGQDLNDGNATLTLALIWQLMRAYTLSILSRLANTGNPIIEKEIVQWVNNRLAEAGKQSQLRNFNDPAIADGKIVIDLIDAIKEGSINYELVRTSGTQEDNLANAKYAISMARKIGARVYALPEDITEVKPKMVMTVFACMMALDYVPNMDSVDQNNHNSSANNSN; encoded by the exons ATGGCAACACTAAACAAATTCACAAAAACGCTGTCCATTGATGAAAAGGCGGAGATCAAGGAGAAATTCATAGAG TTGGATGCCAACAAGGATGGCTTCATCGATCTGCACGAGCTAAAGGATGCCCTCAACCAGGTGGGCTTCAAGCTGGCCGGCTACCAGGTGCGCGAAATGATCGACGAGTACAAGGGCAAACAGCTGACCGCCTTCCAGGGCAAGTTGAATCTGGAGGAGTTCGAGGCACTGTGCCTGGACCTGAAGAGCAAGGATGTGGCCAGCACATTCAAGACGGTCGTCTCCAAGAAGGAGAACCTGGAGACCCTGGGCGGCATGTCGAGCATTTCGTCGGAGGGTACCACCCATTCGGTGCGCctcgaggagcagctggccTTCTCCGACTGGATCAACTCGAATCTGGGCCACGACAAGGATCTGCAGCATCTGCTGCCCATCGATGGCGAGGGCAAGCGCTTGTATCTGAGCATCAAGGATGGTATTCTGCTGTGCAAAATCATCAACCACTCGTGCCCGGATACCATCGATGAGCGGGCGATCAACAAGAAGAACCTCACCGTCTACCGGGAGTTTGAGAACTTGACCCTGGCCTTGGTTTCCTCCCAGGCAATTGGATGCAACATTGTAAACATCGATGCCCACGATTTGGCCAAGGGCAAACCACATCTGGTGCTGGGTCTTCTCTGGCAGATCATCCGCATCGGTCTGTTCAGCCACATCACCCTGGACAGCTGTCCGGGACTGGCAGGCCTTCTCTTCGACAACGAACGTCTCGAGGATTTGATGAAGATGTCGCCGGAGGCTATCCTTCTGCGCTGGGTCAACCATCATTTGGAGCGTGCCGGCATCTCGAGACGGTGCACCAACTTCCAGTCGGACATTGTCGATTCCGAGATCTATTCGCATCTGCTGAAGCAGATTGCCGGCAATGATGCGGATGTCAATCTGGATGCCCTGCGGGAATCCGATCTGCAGTCGCGCGCGGAGATCATGTTGCAGCAGGCCGCCAAGCTCAACTGCCGCAGCTTCCTCACGCCACAGGATGTCGTCAACGGCGTCTACAAACTCAATCTGGCCTTCGTGGCCAATCTGTTCAACAACCATCCGGGATTGGACAAGCCCGAGCAGATCGAGGGACTCGAGTCCATTGAGGAGACGCGCGAAGAGAAGA CCTACCGCAACTGGATGAACTcgatgggcgtggcaccgcaCGTGAACTGGCTCTACTCCGATTTGGCCGACGGTCTGGTCATTTTCCAGCTCTTCGACGTCATCAAGCCGGGCATTGTCAACTGGAGCCGTGTGCACAAGCGTTTCAGCCCGCTGCGCAAGTTCATGGAGAAGCTGGAGAACTGCAACTATGCGGTGGATCTGGGCAAGCAGCTGAAATTCTCGCTGGTCGGAATCGCGGGCCAGGATCTAAACGATGGAAATGCCACGCTGACGTTGG CTCTCATCTGGCAGCTAATGCGCGCCTACACCCTGTCCATTCTGTCCCGCTTGGCCAACACTGGCAACCCCATCATCGAGAAGGAGATCGTCCAGTGGGTGAACAACCGACTGGCGGAGGCTGGCAAACAGTCGCAGCTGCGTAACTTCAACGACCCGGCCATTGCCGATGGCAAGATCGTGATCGATCTGATCGATGCCATCAAGGAGGGCAGCATCAACTACGAGTTGGTGCGCACCAGCGGCACGCAGGAG GATAACCTGGCCAATGCCAAGTATGCCATTTCCATGGCCCGCAAGATCGGCGCCCGCGTCTACGCCCTGCCCGAGGACATTACCGAGGTGAAGCCCAAGATGGTGATGACCGTTTTCGCCTGCATGATGGCCCTCGACTACGTGCCCAACATGGACAGTGTGGACCAGAACAACCACAACAGCTccgccaacaacagcaattaG
- the LOC6525667 gene encoding plastin-1 isoform X1, with amino-acid sequence MADILNVEQHQTVQEFKQNLEELIPNLDANKDGFIDLHELKDALNQVGFKLAGYQVREMIDEYKGKQLTAFQGKLNLEEFEALCLDLKSKDVASTFKTVVSKKENLETLGGMSSISSEGTTHSVRLEEQLAFSDWINSNLGHDKDLQHLLPIDGEGKRLYLSIKDGILLCKIINHSCPDTIDERAINKKNLTVYREFENLTLALVSSQAIGCNIVNIDAHDLAKGKPHLVLGLLWQIIRIGLFSHITLDSCPGLAGLLFDNERLEDLMKMSPEAILLRWVNHHLERAGISRRCTNFQSDIVDSEIYSHLLKQIAGNDADVNLDALRESDLQSRAEIMLQQAAKLNCRSFLTPQDVVNGVYKLNLAFVANLFNNHPGLDKPEQIEGLESIEETREEKTYRNWMNSMGVAPHVNWLYSDLADGLVIFQLFDVIKPGIVNWSRVHKRFSPLRKFMEKLENCNYAVDLGKQLKFSLVGIAGQDLNDGNATLTLALIWQLMRAYTLSILSRLANTGNPIIEKEIVQWVNNRLAEAGKQSQLRNFNDPAIADGKIVIDLIDAIKEGSINYELVRTSGTQEDNLANAKYAISMARKIGARVYALPEDITEVKPKMVMTVFACMMALDYVPNMDSVDQNNHNSSANNSN; translated from the exons ATGGCTGATATTCTCAACGTGGAGCAGCACCAAACGGTTCAGGAGTTCAAGCAGAATCTCGAGGAGCTCATTCCCAAC TTGGATGCCAACAAGGATGGCTTCATCGATCTGCACGAGCTAAAGGATGCCCTCAACCAGGTGGGCTTCAAGCTGGCCGGCTACCAGGTGCGCGAAATGATCGACGAGTACAAGGGCAAACAGCTGACCGCCTTCCAGGGCAAGTTGAATCTGGAGGAGTTCGAGGCACTGTGCCTGGACCTGAAGAGCAAGGATGTGGCCAGCACATTCAAGACGGTCGTCTCCAAGAAGGAGAACCTGGAGACCCTGGGCGGCATGTCGAGCATTTCGTCGGAGGGTACCACCCATTCGGTGCGCctcgaggagcagctggccTTCTCCGACTGGATCAACTCGAATCTGGGCCACGACAAGGATCTGCAGCATCTGCTGCCCATCGATGGCGAGGGCAAGCGCTTGTATCTGAGCATCAAGGATGGTATTCTGCTGTGCAAAATCATCAACCACTCGTGCCCGGATACCATCGATGAGCGGGCGATCAACAAGAAGAACCTCACCGTCTACCGGGAGTTTGAGAACTTGACCCTGGCCTTGGTTTCCTCCCAGGCAATTGGATGCAACATTGTAAACATCGATGCCCACGATTTGGCCAAGGGCAAACCACATCTGGTGCTGGGTCTTCTCTGGCAGATCATCCGCATCGGTCTGTTCAGCCACATCACCCTGGACAGCTGTCCGGGACTGGCAGGCCTTCTCTTCGACAACGAACGTCTCGAGGATTTGATGAAGATGTCGCCGGAGGCTATCCTTCTGCGCTGGGTCAACCATCATTTGGAGCGTGCCGGCATCTCGAGACGGTGCACCAACTTCCAGTCGGACATTGTCGATTCCGAGATCTATTCGCATCTGCTGAAGCAGATTGCCGGCAATGATGCGGATGTCAATCTGGATGCCCTGCGGGAATCCGATCTGCAGTCGCGCGCGGAGATCATGTTGCAGCAGGCCGCCAAGCTCAACTGCCGCAGCTTCCTCACGCCACAGGATGTCGTCAACGGCGTCTACAAACTCAATCTGGCCTTCGTGGCCAATCTGTTCAACAACCATCCGGGATTGGACAAGCCCGAGCAGATCGAGGGACTCGAGTCCATTGAGGAGACGCGCGAAGAGAAGA CCTACCGCAACTGGATGAACTcgatgggcgtggcaccgcaCGTGAACTGGCTCTACTCCGATTTGGCCGACGGTCTGGTCATTTTCCAGCTCTTCGACGTCATCAAGCCGGGCATTGTCAACTGGAGCCGTGTGCACAAGCGTTTCAGCCCGCTGCGCAAGTTCATGGAGAAGCTGGAGAACTGCAACTATGCGGTGGATCTGGGCAAGCAGCTGAAATTCTCGCTGGTCGGAATCGCGGGCCAGGATCTAAACGATGGAAATGCCACGCTGACGTTGG CTCTCATCTGGCAGCTAATGCGCGCCTACACCCTGTCCATTCTGTCCCGCTTGGCCAACACTGGCAACCCCATCATCGAGAAGGAGATCGTCCAGTGGGTGAACAACCGACTGGCGGAGGCTGGCAAACAGTCGCAGCTGCGTAACTTCAACGACCCGGCCATTGCCGATGGCAAGATCGTGATCGATCTGATCGATGCCATCAAGGAGGGCAGCATCAACTACGAGTTGGTGCGCACCAGCGGCACGCAGGAG GATAACCTGGCCAATGCCAAGTATGCCATTTCCATGGCCCGCAAGATCGGCGCCCGCGTCTACGCCCTGCCCGAGGACATTACCGAGGTGAAGCCCAAGATGGTGATGACCGTTTTCGCCTGCATGATGGCCCTCGACTACGTGCCCAACATGGACAGTGTGGACCAGAACAACCACAACAGCTccgccaacaacagcaattaG
- the LOC6525668 gene encoding uncharacterized protein LOC6525668 isoform X2: protein MNQFVNTKKGRESKQRTQPERARSRSRQSECESEMDVEENYENAAEMQNMNMNLNLNPNPNPNSDSQQQQQQQMQCEPLFGLTTNTTTTTNPMMAIPLPAPPGMLPHSAPNISPNSNLNPNSNLNPSPSAPSTNASASTIKCLPTNDFDIDSLLLQQFSCMGTTDHEDLISQFQSLMNNQMNRESARFYLEMSNWSLQMAVGCYLDFCSLQSLPSMKIVQGKHLNTQQQAFQLQNDGTERWPNNCYLTSPIQTQRINVPALRPGETCDILADLMPTQPPIMWRLCTPNGWYFGDAIWMIPPGTQASQDELQQRMVQLITSEAKPDVYPQINIVITAHTQ from the exons ATGAATCAGTTTGTAAACAC AAAGAAAGGGAGAGAAAGCAAACAAAGGACACAGCCAGAGAGAGCGAGATCGAGATCGAGACAGAGCGAGTGCGAGAGCGAGATGGATGTGGAGGAGAACTACGAGAACGCCGCCGAGATGCAGAACATGAACATGAATCTGAATCtaaatccgaatccgaatccaaattcggatagccagcagcagcagcaacaacagatgCAGTGTGAACCGTTATTCGGACTCACAACcaatacaacaacaaccacaaatCCCATGATGGCCATACCCCTGCCCGCGCCCCCCGGAATGCTGCCCCACTCCGCTCCAAACATCAGTCCGAATTCGAATCTAAATCCGAATTCGAATCTGAATCCCAGTCCATCCGCACCATCCACCAacgcatccgcatccacgaTCAAATGTCTGCCGACGAATGACTTCGATATCGACTCCCTGCTGCTGCAACAGTTCAGCTGCATGGGCACCACGGATCACGAGGACCTCATCAGCCAGTTCCAGAGCCTCATGAACAATCAGATGAACCGGGAATCGGCAAGGTTTTACCTCGAGATGAGTAACTG GAGCCTGCAGATGGCGGTCGGCTGCTATCTGGACTTCTGCAGTTTACAGTCGCTGCCCTCGATGAAGATCGTCCAGGGAAAGCACCTGAATACTCAGCAGCAGGCGTTTCAGCTGCAGAACGATGGCACCGAGCGCTGGCCGAACAATTGCTATCTGACCTCGCCCATCCAGACGCAGCGCATCAATGTGCCCGCCCTGCGTCCGGGCGAAACTTGTGATATCCTGGCGGATCTGATGCCCACGCAGCCGCCGATCATGTGGCGGTTGTGCACTCCAAATGGCTGGTACTTTGGCG ATGCCATATGGATGATACCGCCGGGCACGCAGGCCAGCCAGGACGAACTGCAGCAGCGGATGGTGCAGCTGATCACGTCGGAGGCCAAGCCGGATGTCTATCCGCAAATCAACATCGTGATAACCGCGCACACCCAATGA
- the LOC6525668 gene encoding uncharacterized protein LOC6525668 isoform X1 yields the protein MQCIMDLTRKKGRESKQRTQPERARSRSRQSECESEMDVEENYENAAEMQNMNMNLNLNPNPNPNSDSQQQQQQQMQCEPLFGLTTNTTTTTNPMMAIPLPAPPGMLPHSAPNISPNSNLNPNSNLNPSPSAPSTNASASTIKCLPTNDFDIDSLLLQQFSCMGTTDHEDLISQFQSLMNNQMNRESARFYLEMSNWSLQMAVGCYLDFCSLQSLPSMKIVQGKHLNTQQQAFQLQNDGTERWPNNCYLTSPIQTQRINVPALRPGETCDILADLMPTQPPIMWRLCTPNGWYFGDAIWMIPPGTQASQDELQQRMVQLITSEAKPDVYPQINIVITAHTQ from the exons AAAGAAAGGGAGAGAAAGCAAACAAAGGACACAGCCAGAGAGAGCGAGATCGAGATCGAGACAGAGCGAGTGCGAGAGCGAGATGGATGTGGAGGAGAACTACGAGAACGCCGCCGAGATGCAGAACATGAACATGAATCTGAATCtaaatccgaatccgaatccaaattcggatagccagcagcagcagcaacaacagatgCAGTGTGAACCGTTATTCGGACTCACAACcaatacaacaacaaccacaaatCCCATGATGGCCATACCCCTGCCCGCGCCCCCCGGAATGCTGCCCCACTCCGCTCCAAACATCAGTCCGAATTCGAATCTAAATCCGAATTCGAATCTGAATCCCAGTCCATCCGCACCATCCACCAacgcatccgcatccacgaTCAAATGTCTGCCGACGAATGACTTCGATATCGACTCCCTGCTGCTGCAACAGTTCAGCTGCATGGGCACCACGGATCACGAGGACCTCATCAGCCAGTTCCAGAGCCTCATGAACAATCAGATGAACCGGGAATCGGCAAGGTTTTACCTCGAGATGAGTAACTG GAGCCTGCAGATGGCGGTCGGCTGCTATCTGGACTTCTGCAGTTTACAGTCGCTGCCCTCGATGAAGATCGTCCAGGGAAAGCACCTGAATACTCAGCAGCAGGCGTTTCAGCTGCAGAACGATGGCACCGAGCGCTGGCCGAACAATTGCTATCTGACCTCGCCCATCCAGACGCAGCGCATCAATGTGCCCGCCCTGCGTCCGGGCGAAACTTGTGATATCCTGGCGGATCTGATGCCCACGCAGCCGCCGATCATGTGGCGGTTGTGCACTCCAAATGGCTGGTACTTTGGCG ATGCCATATGGATGATACCGCCGGGCACGCAGGCCAGCCAGGACGAACTGCAGCAGCGGATGGTGCAGCTGATCACGTCGGAGGCCAAGCCGGATGTCTATCCGCAAATCAACATCGTGATAACCGCGCACACCCAATGA
- the LOC6525668 gene encoding protein ILRUN isoform X3: MDVEENYENAAEMQNMNMNLNLNPNPNPNSDSQQQQQQQMQCEPLFGLTTNTTTTTNPMMAIPLPAPPGMLPHSAPNISPNSNLNPNSNLNPSPSAPSTNASASTIKCLPTNDFDIDSLLLQQFSCMGTTDHEDLISQFQSLMNNQMNRESARFYLEMSNWSLQMAVGCYLDFCSLQSLPSMKIVQGKHLNTQQQAFQLQNDGTERWPNNCYLTSPIQTQRINVPALRPGETCDILADLMPTQPPIMWRLCTPNGWYFGDAIWMIPPGTQASQDELQQRMVQLITSEAKPDVYPQINIVITAHTQ, encoded by the exons ATGGATGTGGAGGAGAACTACGAGAACGCCGCCGAGATGCAGAACATGAACATGAATCTGAATCtaaatccgaatccgaatccaaattcggatagccagcagcagcagcaacaacagatgCAGTGTGAACCGTTATTCGGACTCACAACcaatacaacaacaaccacaaatCCCATGATGGCCATACCCCTGCCCGCGCCCCCCGGAATGCTGCCCCACTCCGCTCCAAACATCAGTCCGAATTCGAATCTAAATCCGAATTCGAATCTGAATCCCAGTCCATCCGCACCATCCACCAacgcatccgcatccacgaTCAAATGTCTGCCGACGAATGACTTCGATATCGACTCCCTGCTGCTGCAACAGTTCAGCTGCATGGGCACCACGGATCACGAGGACCTCATCAGCCAGTTCCAGAGCCTCATGAACAATCAGATGAACCGGGAATCGGCAAGGTTTTACCTCGAGATGAGTAACTG GAGCCTGCAGATGGCGGTCGGCTGCTATCTGGACTTCTGCAGTTTACAGTCGCTGCCCTCGATGAAGATCGTCCAGGGAAAGCACCTGAATACTCAGCAGCAGGCGTTTCAGCTGCAGAACGATGGCACCGAGCGCTGGCCGAACAATTGCTATCTGACCTCGCCCATCCAGACGCAGCGCATCAATGTGCCCGCCCTGCGTCCGGGCGAAACTTGTGATATCCTGGCGGATCTGATGCCCACGCAGCCGCCGATCATGTGGCGGTTGTGCACTCCAAATGGCTGGTACTTTGGCG ATGCCATATGGATGATACCGCCGGGCACGCAGGCCAGCCAGGACGAACTGCAGCAGCGGATGGTGCAGCTGATCACGTCGGAGGCCAAGCCGGATGTCTATCCGCAAATCAACATCGTGATAACCGCGCACACCCAATGA